In a genomic window of Thiosocius teredinicola:
- a CDS encoding methyl-accepting chemotaxis protein produces MKKLMDALSIKQKLGAAFGVVLAALLAVSLAGLRGAANTEENTHRVVEQIQPAVFALMSLENQVHSTAASMGFYLKSGEEGHKQRYQQDNDALKTATDRARETLQVLGDQAALTAFDTVAGKVETFRGYEQKILDLTSSNVKNMPAMLIAEQSLNPRHMEILQALGEMLSSENDAQSEAIDDLEALVTADPQYDAFGNASANPESAEGVEALRGRIDVLRAIQDLRYSWGQVINGMRGFLAFRDAALNENTMLYLEQNTGALQRLQAAAEADQLTFEQSDALERLVVARESYVEALHNMFEVHGSERAYTDVYLIRTEVGPLMSDLSREADKLVTMLREQIASQSAALVESAVDTQSVVWTLLIAGFSIGLVVSWLIASSISCKLNAAVGAMEEIANGDGDLTRELTFQGRDEVAKLATAFNSFLAKIRHTISEVAETAQRVTAAADQLSLVSQQASSGTMRQAEETERVAAATTELRATAHEVQGMAQTGADAALSAQQSAERGQTVLTATQSEIDRLAADVEQASTVIHELEQDSDRIGGVLDVIRGIAEQTNLLALNAAIEAARAGEQGRGFAVVADEVRSLASRTQESTEEINGMIERLQTASRQAVTVMETGRTQARGTVERADEARQSLEAIISSISTITNTSTSIAAAAGEQSVSVDEINRTMVAISEIAEQTSQGAGDLQASTADLGSISTHLQQMISTFKTN; encoded by the coding sequence ATGAAAAAATTGATGGATGCCCTGTCCATTAAGCAGAAGCTGGGGGCGGCGTTCGGCGTCGTGCTGGCGGCGCTGTTGGCGGTCTCGCTGGCGGGCTTGCGTGGGGCAGCAAATACCGAAGAAAACACACACCGGGTGGTCGAACAGATCCAGCCCGCGGTTTTTGCCTTGATGTCGCTCGAAAACCAGGTGCACAGCACTGCGGCGTCGATGGGCTTTTACCTCAAAAGTGGTGAAGAAGGCCACAAGCAACGTTATCAGCAGGACAACGACGCGCTGAAAACCGCCACCGACCGGGCGCGCGAGACGCTGCAGGTACTGGGCGATCAAGCGGCGTTGACGGCATTCGATACCGTCGCCGGCAAGGTCGAGACCTTCCGCGGCTACGAGCAGAAAATCCTCGATCTCACCAGCTCGAACGTGAAGAACATGCCGGCCATGTTGATCGCTGAGCAGTCGCTCAATCCGCGCCACATGGAGATTCTGCAGGCCCTGGGCGAGATGCTCAGCTCCGAGAACGACGCCCAGTCGGAGGCGATCGACGATCTCGAAGCCCTGGTAACCGCCGATCCGCAATACGACGCCTTCGGCAACGCATCGGCCAACCCGGAGAGCGCGGAGGGCGTGGAGGCGCTGCGCGGCCGTATCGATGTGCTGCGCGCGATCCAGGACCTGCGTTACTCGTGGGGCCAGGTCATCAACGGCATGCGCGGCTTCCTGGCCTTCCGTGACGCAGCGCTGAACGAAAACACGATGCTGTATCTCGAACAAAACACCGGTGCCCTGCAACGCCTGCAGGCGGCTGCTGAAGCCGATCAGTTGACCTTTGAACAGTCTGACGCCCTGGAGCGGCTGGTTGTGGCGCGCGAATCGTATGTCGAGGCGCTGCACAACATGTTCGAAGTACACGGCAGCGAACGCGCCTACACCGACGTCTACCTCATTCGTACCGAGGTCGGCCCCCTGATGAGCGACCTGTCGCGCGAAGCGGACAAGCTGGTCACCATGCTGCGTGAGCAGATCGCCAGCCAGAGCGCCGCATTGGTCGAGTCGGCCGTCGACACGCAAAGCGTCGTCTGGACCCTGCTGATCGCCGGTTTCAGTATCGGATTGGTGGTTTCCTGGCTGATCGCCAGCAGTATCAGCTGCAAGTTGAACGCCGCGGTCGGTGCGATGGAAGAGATCGCCAACGGTGATGGCGACCTGACCCGCGAGCTGACTTTCCAGGGCAGAGACGAAGTTGCCAAGCTGGCGACCGCCTTCAACAGCTTCCTGGCGAAGATCAGGCACACGATCTCCGAGGTGGCCGAGACCGCGCAGCGTGTCACTGCCGCCGCCGACCAGCTCTCTCTGGTCAGTCAGCAGGCGAGTTCCGGGACCATGCGCCAGGCCGAGGAAACCGAGCGTGTCGCCGCTGCCACCACCGAACTGCGCGCGACCGCGCACGAAGTGCAGGGCATGGCGCAGACCGGTGCCGATGCGGCCCTGTCGGCGCAACAATCGGCCGAACGTGGCCAGACGGTACTCACCGCCACGCAGTCGGAAATCGACCGTTTGGCCGCAGACGTCGAGCAGGCGTCGACCGTCATCCACGAACTCGAACAAGACAGCGACCGCATCGGCGGCGTACTCGACGTGATCCGCGGCATCGCCGAGCAGACCAACCTGCTGGCGCTCAATGCCGCGATCGAGGCCGCCCGTGCCGGTGAACAGGGGCGTGGCTTTGCCGTGGTTGCCGATGAGGTTCGCAGTCTGGCCAGTCGTACCCAGGAGTCGACCGAAGAGATCAACGGCATGATCGAGCGCCTGCAGACGGCATCGCGACAGGCCGTAACCGTGATGGAGACCGGGCGCACCCAGGCTCGCGGTACTGTCGAACGTGCCGACGAGGCCCGTCAGAGCCTCGAAGCGATCATTTCGAGCATCTCGACGATCACCAATACGTCGACCAGCATTGCGGCCGCAGCCGGCGAGCAGAGCGTCAGCGTCGACGAGATCAATCGCACCATGGTGGCGATCAGCGAGATCGCCGAACAGACCAGCCAGGGTGCCGGCGATCTGCAGGCATCGACCGCCGACCTCGGCTCGATCTCGACGCACCTGCAGCAGATGATCAGCACCTTCAAGACCAATTGA
- a CDS encoding antitoxin Xre/MbcA/ParS toxin-binding domain-containing protein — protein MSEQQQQQALGDITQAVMGLLDSWGLDSKEIQGVLCLPEKMRARALNKFREGTDVFPDDPVILRRASYLLRISDALRTTYPRNPRMAGRWVRQGHRRFGRRSPLSIILRDGESGLIAVLSELDCTFSWDLTGSQSMGYRSPSS, from the coding sequence ATGAGCGAACAGCAACAGCAGCAAGCCCTCGGCGACATAACGCAAGCCGTCATGGGGCTGCTCGATTCCTGGGGGCTGGACAGCAAGGAGATCCAGGGCGTGCTGTGCCTGCCGGAAAAAATGCGTGCCCGCGCGCTGAACAAATTTCGCGAAGGAACCGACGTTTTCCCCGACGATCCCGTGATTCTGCGCCGTGCCAGCTACCTGCTGCGTATCTCGGACGCGCTGCGCACTACCTACCCGCGAAACCCCCGTATGGCGGGGCGCTGGGTGCGACAGGGACACCGCCGTTTTGGTCGGCGCTCGCCGCTGTCGATCATCCTGCGAGACGGTGAGAGCGGCCTGATTGCCGTGCTGTCTGAACTCGACTGCACCTTCTCCTGGGACCTGACCGGCTCTCAATCGATGGGCTACCGTTCTCCTAGTTCCTGA
- a CDS encoding phosphoribosylaminoimidazolesuccinocarboxamide synthase: MKALHQSELSGLKLINRGKVRDIYEVDADHLLIVTTDRLSAFDVVLPQPIPGKGEVLTRVANFWFDRTRGIIPNHLSDLALNKVVPDATERATLGDRAMIVRKLKPLPVEAIVRGYLIGSGWKDYQATGGVCGIQLPAGLRMADKLPQPIFTPSTKADVGDHDINIDFAQTVDLLGKDLAEQVRDASLRIYSECAEYALQRGIIIADTKFEFGLDDDGQLHLIDEVLTPDSSRFWPADQYQPGSSPPSFDKQFVRDYLETLDWDKTPPGPTLPQEIIDKTAEKYREAESRLTGS; encoded by the coding sequence ATGAAAGCCCTGCATCAGTCCGAACTGTCGGGACTCAAACTGATCAATCGCGGCAAGGTCCGTGACATCTACGAGGTGGACGCCGATCACCTACTGATCGTCACCACGGATCGGCTTTCTGCCTTCGACGTGGTTCTGCCGCAACCGATCCCCGGCAAGGGCGAAGTGCTTACCCGGGTGGCAAACTTCTGGTTCGATCGCACGCGCGGAATAATCCCCAACCACCTGAGCGATCTGGCACTCAACAAAGTGGTACCCGATGCCACCGAACGCGCAACGCTCGGCGACCGGGCGATGATCGTGCGCAAACTCAAACCGCTGCCGGTCGAGGCGATCGTGCGCGGTTACCTGATCGGCTCGGGCTGGAAGGACTACCAGGCCACCGGCGGTGTATGCGGCATCCAATTGCCCGCGGGCCTGCGTATGGCGGACAAGCTGCCGCAGCCGATCTTCACCCCGTCGACCAAGGCCGACGTCGGCGATCACGACATCAATATCGATTTCGCACAGACCGTCGACCTGCTCGGCAAAGACCTTGCCGAACAGGTGCGCGACGCCAGCCTGCGTATCTATAGTGAGTGTGCCGAATACGCTCTGCAGCGCGGCATCATCATCGCCGACACCAAGTTTGAGTTCGGTCTCGACGACGACGGGCAGTTGCACCTGATCGACGAGGTGCTGACGCCTGATTCATCGCGCTTCTGGCCGGCGGATCAATATCAACCCGGTTCCAGTCCGCCGAGCTTCGACAAGCAGTTCGTGCGCGACTATCTGGAAACGCTCGATTGGGACAAGACGCCTCCCGGCCCGACACTGCCGCAAGAGATCATCGACAAAACCGCTGAGAAATACCGCGAGGCCGAGTCACGCCTGACGGGCAGCTGA
- a CDS encoding glutaredoxin family protein: MTRITLYSTRNCPHCRQAKAYLQNKGVRFQELDVQQNARAQKAFSRLGARGVPVIMVGETRIDGFDRKRLDQALAKVDRP; the protein is encoded by the coding sequence ATGACACGCATCACGCTGTACAGCACCCGCAACTGCCCGCATTGCCGGCAGGCAAAGGCCTACCTGCAGAACAAAGGCGTGCGCTTTCAGGAGCTGGACGTGCAACAGAACGCCCGCGCACAGAAGGCATTCAGCCGACTCGGGGCGCGCGGCGTGCCGGTGATCATGGTCGGCGAAACGCGGATCGACGGTTTCGATCGCAAACGCCTCGATCAGGCCCTGGCGAAGGTCGATCGCCCTTGA
- a CDS encoding serine/threonine protein kinase, whose product MSHPYERLTPDLILDAVAAQGLQPDGHLLTLNSYENRVFQIGIDEQTPIIAKFYRPERWSDAAIIEEHRFSLALAADEIPVVAPLQFGDDATLLSHEGFRFALFPRRGGRAPEPGDLDQLEWIGRFIGRIHMVGAAQPFTDRPPVDVADMGWPARDNVLQSPLLPAHEQTAYSETSEQLLREIERHLADTTYRKLRLHGDCHHGNILWTDDGPHFVDLDDCRNGPAIQDLWMLLSGDRTERTIQLSAMLDGYRMFCDFDTRELALIEPLRALRMIHYAGWLARRWDDPAFPAAFTWATSPHYWSQHIQDLRNQLHELDQPPLVLY is encoded by the coding sequence TTGAGCCATCCGTATGAACGCCTGACGCCCGATCTGATACTCGATGCCGTGGCCGCCCAGGGCTTGCAGCCCGACGGCCACCTGCTGACGCTCAACAGTTATGAGAACCGGGTGTTCCAGATCGGCATCGATGAACAAACCCCGATCATCGCCAAGTTTTACCGGCCGGAGCGCTGGAGCGATGCGGCGATCATCGAGGAGCACAGGTTTTCGCTGGCCCTGGCGGCAGACGAAATTCCGGTTGTAGCGCCACTGCAGTTCGGCGATGACGCCACCCTGCTGAGCCACGAAGGTTTTCGCTTCGCCCTGTTTCCGCGGCGCGGCGGGCGCGCACCGGAGCCCGGCGATCTGGACCAGCTGGAATGGATCGGCAGATTCATCGGTCGCATCCATATGGTCGGCGCAGCCCAGCCATTCACCGACCGCCCACCGGTCGACGTCGCCGACATGGGCTGGCCCGCGCGCGACAATGTCTTGCAAAGCCCTCTACTGCCCGCGCACGAGCAAACCGCCTACTCCGAGACCAGCGAACAGTTGCTCCGCGAGATAGAACGCCACCTCGCCGATACAACCTATCGCAAGCTGCGACTCCACGGCGATTGTCACCACGGTAACATTCTGTGGACCGACGACGGCCCGCATTTCGTCGATCTGGATGACTGCCGCAATGGCCCCGCGATACAGGATCTATGGATGCTGCTGTCCGGCGACCGCACCGAACGAACGATCCAACTGAGTGCGATGCTCGATGGCTATCGCATGTTCTGTGATTTCGATACGCGCGAGCTGGCGCTGATCGAACCGCTGCGCGCGTTACGCATGATTCACTACGCCGGCTGGTTGGCCAGGCGTTGGGACGACCCGGCCTTTCCCGCCGCCTTTACCTGGGCGACGTCACCGCACTACTGGTCGCAACATATCCAGGATCTGCGCAATCAACTCCACGAACTCGACCAGCCGCCGTTGGTGCTGTACTGA
- a CDS encoding CPCC family cysteine-rich protein, with protein sequence MPVYSNKFPCPCCGHRVFDYQPGFNQECPICGWEDSLDQLRFPNMPGSANHVSLVEGQKNYVAHGSCERRKRGLTREPFDGEPRDEQWRPIDVKRDNIEEPQRGTKYADSYPYEDTTVLYYWRSTYWRRVVG encoded by the coding sequence ATGCCGGTGTATTCCAACAAGTTTCCTTGTCCATGCTGTGGACACAGGGTGTTCGATTACCAACCGGGCTTTAATCAAGAGTGCCCGATCTGTGGTTGGGAAGACAGCCTGGATCAGCTGCGGTTCCCGAACATGCCGGGTAGCGCAAATCATGTCAGCCTGGTGGAAGGGCAGAAGAACTATGTTGCGCACGGCTCGTGCGAACGGCGCAAACGTGGGCTGACGCGCGAGCCGTTCGATGGTGAACCCAGGGACGAGCAATGGCGTCCGATCGACGTCAAGCGCGACAATATCGAAGAGCCGCAACGCGGCACCAAATACGCCGATTCATACCCCTACGAAGATACCACCGTGCTGTACTACTGGCGGTCCACCTATTGGCGGCGGGTCGTTGGCTGA
- a CDS encoding universal stress protein — MLTPRILVTTDFSEESERAFYHALSFAVAKQARLTLLHTGAESRNSVPWERFPGVRDTLCKWGLLSADASRTAVIEQLNLDVAKMAMRDDNPREGITDYLRRHPTDLLVMASEGRRGLGRLFSSSVAETVCRRTRSHTLMLPKRGSGLVDSATGKSSLERVLCLVDPATDPRHAFAYLTQWLPTLGGREVDVIVIAMNDNHEMTAVLPEPPGQYWRYAQSSGDIRQRISEGVRESKAELVAIVTRKPRGVLTRVRDSIVDLVLRELKLPLLSLPAE; from the coding sequence ATGTTGACCCCACGAATTCTGGTGACGACGGACTTCAGCGAAGAAAGCGAACGGGCGTTTTATCACGCGCTGTCGTTTGCGGTCGCCAAACAGGCGCGCCTGACGCTGCTGCACACCGGCGCAGAAAGCCGCAACAGTGTGCCGTGGGAACGGTTTCCCGGCGTGCGCGATACCTTGTGCAAGTGGGGCCTGCTTTCGGCCGACGCATCACGCACCGCCGTTATCGAGCAACTCAATCTCGACGTCGCCAAGATGGCGATGCGCGACGACAACCCGCGCGAAGGCATCACCGATTACCTGCGACGCCATCCGACCGATTTGCTGGTCATGGCGAGTGAAGGTCGACGTGGCCTGGGGCGTCTATTCAGTTCTTCGGTTGCCGAGACGGTATGTCGGCGCACTCGCAGTCATACCCTGATGCTGCCGAAGCGTGGTAGCGGCCTGGTTGATAGCGCAACGGGCAAATCGAGCCTGGAACGCGTGTTGTGCCTGGTAGACCCTGCGACCGATCCGCGTCACGCGTTCGCCTACCTGACGCAATGGCTGCCGACGCTCGGCGGACGCGAAGTCGACGTGATCGTTATCGCGATGAACGACAACCATGAAATGACGGCCGTGCTGCCGGAACCGCCGGGACAGTACTGGCGCTACGCGCAATCGAGTGGCGACATCCGGCAACGCATCAGCGAAGGCGTTCGTGAAAGCAAAGCCGAACTCGTCGCCATCGTTACCCGCAAACCGCGCGGCGTACTGACACGGGTGCGCGACAGCATCGTCGACCTCGTGTTGCGCGAATTGAAACTGCCGTTGTTGTCGCTACCGGCGGAATGA
- the fba gene encoding class II fructose-bisphosphate aldolase (catalyzes the reversible aldol condensation of dihydroxyacetonephosphate and glyceraldehyde 3-phosphate in the Calvin cycle, glycolysis, and/or gluconeogenesis) — protein sequence MALISLRQMLDHAAEHGYGVPAFNVNNLEQMRAIMEAADETDSPVIVQASAGARSYAGAPFLRHLILAAIEEFPHIPVCMHQDHGTSPAVCQRSIQLGFSSVMMDGSLGEDGKTPASYEYNVDVTRRTVEMAHACGVSVEGELGCLGSLETGMAGEEDGIGAEGKLDHSQLLTDPEEAADFVKKTGVDALAIAIGTSHGAYKFTRPPTGDILAIERIKEIHARIPNTHLVMHGSSSVPQDWLAIINEYGGDMGETYGVPVEEIVEGIKHGVRKVNIDTDLRMASTGAIRKHLHDNPSNFDPRKFLIAATKGMKDICKARYEAFGTAGNASKIKALSLDAMTERYLSGELDPKVN from the coding sequence ATGGCACTGATTTCCCTGCGTCAAATGCTGGATCACGCCGCCGAACACGGCTACGGCGTACCCGCTTTCAACGTCAACAACCTCGAACAGATGCGCGCGATTATGGAAGCCGCCGACGAAACCGACTCGCCGGTTATCGTTCAGGCCTCGGCCGGTGCGCGTAGCTACGCCGGTGCGCCTTTCCTGCGCCACCTGATCCTGGCGGCGATCGAAGAATTCCCGCATATCCCGGTGTGCATGCACCAGGACCACGGCACCTCGCCGGCTGTCTGCCAGCGTTCGATCCAGCTGGGCTTCAGCTCGGTGATGATGGACGGCTCGCTGGGTGAAGACGGCAAGACGCCGGCTTCGTACGAGTACAACGTCGACGTTACCCGTCGCACCGTCGAGATGGCGCATGCCTGCGGCGTTTCGGTTGAAGGCGAGCTGGGTTGCCTGGGTTCGCTCGAAACCGGTATGGCCGGCGAGGAAGACGGCATCGGTGCAGAAGGCAAGCTCGATCACAGCCAGCTGCTGACCGATCCGGAAGAAGCGGCCGACTTCGTTAAGAAGACTGGTGTCGACGCCCTCGCGATCGCCATCGGCACCTCGCACGGCGCCTACAAGTTCACCCGCCCACCGACCGGCGACATCCTGGCGATCGAGCGCATTAAAGAGATCCATGCGCGCATCCCGAACACCCACCTAGTCATGCACGGTTCTTCTTCCGTGCCGCAGGATTGGCTGGCGATCATCAACGAGTACGGCGGCGACATGGGTGAGACCTATGGCGTGCCGGTTGAAGAGATCGTTGAAGGCATCAAGCACGGCGTACGCAAGGTCAACATCGATACCGACCTGCGCATGGCGTCGACCGGTGCGATCCGCAAGCACCTGCACGACAATCCGTCGAACTTCGACCCGCGCAAGTTCCTGATTGCCGCAACCAAGGGCATGAAGGACATCTGCAAGGCGCGCTACGAAGCCTTCGGCACCGCCGGCAACGCATCGAAGATCAAGGCGCTGAGCCTGGATGCGATGACCGAGCGTTACCTGTCGGGTGAGCTCGATCCCAAAGTCAACTGA
- the pyk gene encoding pyruvate kinase — translation MLRRTKIVATLGPATDDPKVLDEVIAAGVDVVRLNMSHGTHEDHERRADWVRNRARACGRQVGVLIDLQGPKIRCGKFTDGKIELAPDDRFVLDTAWDVDKGNQERVGVTYPTLHEEVSRGDTLLLNDGLIVLWVDEVQGTEVRCKVVVGGTLSNNKGINKLGGGLSAPALTDKDKADIKFAARIEADYVAVSFVRSAEDVHIARQLLQEAGGDGGIVSKIERAEALDVIEEIIDASDVIMVARGDLGVEIGDAELPAAQKRLISLARSMNCVVITATQMMESMIQNPIPTRAEVFDVANAVIDGTDAVMLSAESAAGKYPAKAVEAMDRVCKEAEKQSQTRRSDHRLHSVFGRIDEAIAMSTMYTANHLGVTAIAALTESGATCKWMSRISSGIPIYALTGQVATRRKVTLYRGVYPVSFDLEAGIDSRQANTEVIEELQRRGAVRDDDLVIITKGDLNGVSGGTNVMKILRVGEHIMPSHD, via the coding sequence ATGCTTAGACGCACGAAAATCGTAGCGACGCTAGGTCCGGCCACCGATGATCCGAAGGTGTTGGACGAGGTAATCGCCGCCGGCGTGGATGTCGTGCGGCTGAATATGTCGCATGGCACCCACGAGGATCACGAGCGCCGCGCCGATTGGGTGCGCAATCGCGCCCGTGCCTGTGGTCGCCAGGTCGGCGTGCTGATCGACCTGCAGGGACCGAAGATTCGCTGCGGCAAGTTCACCGACGGCAAGATCGAACTCGCACCCGACGACCGGTTCGTGCTCGATACGGCTTGGGATGTCGACAAGGGTAACCAGGAGCGTGTCGGCGTCACTTACCCGACGCTGCATGAAGAGGTCTCGCGCGGCGACACCTTGTTGCTCAACGATGGCCTGATCGTGTTGTGGGTCGACGAAGTGCAGGGCACCGAGGTGCGTTGCAAAGTGGTCGTCGGCGGAACCTTGTCCAACAACAAGGGTATCAACAAGCTCGGCGGCGGCCTGTCGGCGCCGGCACTGACCGACAAAGACAAGGCGGACATCAAGTTCGCCGCACGCATCGAGGCCGACTATGTCGCGGTGTCGTTCGTGCGCTCGGCCGAAGATGTTCACATCGCGCGCCAGTTGCTGCAGGAAGCCGGCGGCGACGGCGGCATCGTGTCCAAGATCGAACGCGCCGAGGCATTGGATGTGATCGAAGAGATCATCGATGCGTCGGATGTGATCATGGTTGCGCGTGGCGACCTCGGTGTCGAGATCGGCGATGCGGAATTGCCGGCGGCGCAAAAGCGCCTGATCAGCCTGGCGCGATCGATGAACTGCGTGGTGATCACCGCCACCCAGATGATGGAATCGATGATTCAGAATCCGATCCCGACCCGCGCCGAGGTGTTCGACGTGGCCAACGCGGTCATCGACGGCACCGATGCGGTCATGTTGTCGGCCGAATCGGCAGCCGGTAAGTACCCGGCGAAGGCGGTCGAGGCGATGGACCGGGTGTGCAAAGAGGCCGAGAAGCAGTCGCAGACGCGGCGTTCCGATCACCGCCTGCACTCGGTGTTCGGTCGTATCGACGAGGCGATCGCGATGTCGACGATGTACACCGCGAACCACCTTGGCGTGACCGCGATTGCCGCGCTGACCGAGTCGGGCGCCACCTGTAAATGGATGTCACGCATTTCGTCTGGCATCCCGATCTACGCCTTGACGGGGCAGGTGGCCACGCGTAGAAAAGTCACGCTGTATCGCGGGGTCTACCCCGTCAGCTTCGATCTCGAAGCCGGTATCGATTCGCGTCAGGCGAATACCGAGGTTATCGAAGAACTTCAGCGCCGCGGGGCGGTGCGTGATGACGACCTGGTCATCATTACCAAGGGTGACCTGAACGGCGTCTCGGGCGGAACCAACGTGATGAAAATCCTGCGCGTTGGCGAACATATCATGCCCAGCCACGATTGA